The Virgibacillus dokdonensis genome includes a window with the following:
- a CDS encoding thioesterase II family protein, with amino-acid sequence MEQREGYIIFNPNKKAKVKLMCFHHAGGSALSFIPLVRTLPKDVEAYLFELPGRGISANQKFVANFSEAMAYFLPKVIDCMDRPTVFLGHSLGGLFSYAISGSLSKKQNYIEKVIISAAKSPQTVLEYAIHPEKPFIVRSRDSVKMDIEALGGIPVDVDDSLLHSIINITGNDFHLLDTFTLDGVVKSSFPFELWLGKYDTAVHEREIYKWREEIQGEFCYRYFNGGHFFISESTEPADLLKETLLNIMINIENKIV; translated from the coding sequence ATGGAACAACGTGAAGGCTATATCATATTTAATCCAAACAAAAAAGCAAAAGTAAAATTAATGTGTTTTCATCACGCTGGGGGTTCCGCTTTATCATTTATACCTTTAGTGAGAACTTTACCTAAAGATGTTGAGGCCTACCTATTTGAGTTACCTGGGAGAGGAATATCGGCGAATCAAAAATTTGTTGCTAATTTTTCAGAGGCTATGGCATATTTTCTTCCTAAAGTAATAGATTGTATGGACAGGCCAACCGTATTTCTTGGGCATAGTTTAGGAGGACTTTTTTCATATGCTATATCTGGTAGTTTAAGTAAGAAACAGAATTATATTGAAAAAGTTATCATCTCAGCAGCTAAATCTCCCCAAACAGTTCTTGAATATGCGATACATCCTGAAAAACCATTTATTGTAAGATCAAGAGATAGTGTGAAAATGGATATAGAAGCTTTAGGAGGAATACCAGTAGATGTGGATGATTCTTTATTGCATTCCATTATTAATATTACTGGAAATGACTTTCACTTATTGGATACATTTACTTTAGATGGCGTAGTAAAATCATCTTTTCCATTCGAATTATGGTTAGGAAAATATGATACGGCTGTTCATGAACGAGAGATCTATAAGTGGCGCGAGGAGATTCAAGGAGAATTTTGTTATCGATATTTTAATGGAGGCCATTTTTTTATAAGTGAAAGTACTGAGCCGGCTGATCTATTAAAGGAAACTTTGTTAAATATTATGATAAATATTGAAAATAAAATAGTTTAG
- the ablA gene encoding lysine 2,3-aminomutase produces MFNNADLYKPARNWKDIELWKDVTEEQWNDWLWQLRNTIKTLEDLKKVINLTPEEEAGVKISIKTIPLNITPYFASLMNPDNPRCPIRMQSVPISEEIYKTKYDLEDPLDEDEDSPVPGITHRYPDRVLFLVTNQCSMYCRYCTRRRFSGQIGMGIAKNLLDNAIEYIRQTPEVRDVLISGGDGLLINDTVLEYIIKNLRAIKHVEIIRIGTRAPVVFPQRITNELCEILKKYHPIWLNTHFNSSIEITEESKRACEMLVNAGVPVGNQAVILAGINDSVPIMKKLNHDLVKMRVRPYYIYQCDLSEGIGHFRAPISKGLEIIEGLQGHTSGYAVPKFVVDAPGGGGKIVVQPNYIISQSADKVVLRNFEGVITTYPEPNNYVSGQADDYFKTIYPDMEEYQSKIGISSLINESEFNLVPKDLKRTNRRLEYNQDQKHSTIKDRREKRDQLKEKKYQKQQAISSKN; encoded by the coding sequence ATGTTTAATAACGCAGATTTATACAAGCCGGCTAGAAATTGGAAAGATATTGAACTATGGAAAGATGTCACAGAGGAACAATGGAATGATTGGCTGTGGCAGTTAAGAAATACAATTAAAACCTTGGAGGATCTCAAAAAAGTAATTAATTTAACCCCAGAAGAAGAAGCGGGGGTTAAGATTTCAATTAAGACTATACCACTTAATATTACACCATATTTTGCATCTTTAATGAATCCAGATAATCCACGATGTCCGATTCGTATGCAATCTGTTCCAATTTCTGAAGAGATTTATAAAACAAAATACGATTTAGAAGACCCTTTAGATGAAGACGAAGATTCTCCAGTTCCCGGTATAACACACCGATATCCTGACCGAGTATTATTCTTAGTAACTAATCAATGCTCTATGTATTGTAGGTATTGTACAAGACGGCGTTTTTCAGGTCAAATTGGAATGGGGATTGCCAAAAACTTGCTTGATAATGCAATAGAATATATTAGACAAACACCTGAAGTTCGCGATGTGCTCATATCTGGAGGAGACGGGTTACTAATTAATGATACTGTATTGGAATATATAATAAAAAATCTCAGAGCTATCAAACATGTAGAAATTATACGTATTGGTACCAGAGCACCAGTAGTATTCCCGCAACGAATTACGAATGAATTATGTGAGATTTTAAAGAAGTACCATCCAATCTGGCTCAATACTCATTTTAATAGTTCAATAGAAATAACGGAGGAATCTAAGCGCGCATGTGAAATGCTTGTTAACGCGGGTGTTCCAGTAGGAAACCAAGCGGTAATTTTGGCGGGTATTAATGACAGTGTTCCGATTATGAAAAAGTTGAATCACGATCTGGTTAAAATGCGAGTACGTCCATACTATATTTATCAATGTGATCTATCCGAAGGAATTGGGCATTTTAGAGCGCCTATCTCAAAAGGATTAGAGATAATAGAAGGGTTGCAAGGACATACGTCAGGTTATGCAGTACCTAAATTTGTCGTTGATGCTCCAGGTGGTGGTGGTAAAATTGTTGTCCAACCTAATTATATTATTTCCCAAAGCGCTGATAAGGTAGTACTTCGAAATTTTGAAGGTGTTATTACCACATATCCAGAGCCGAATAATTATGTATCCGGGCAAGCAGATGATTATTTTAAAACAATTTATCCTGATATGGAAGAATATCAATCGAAAATAGGAATATCATCATTGATTAATGAATCAGAATTTAATCTCGTTCCAAAAGATTTAAAACGTACCAATCGTCGTCTAGAATATAATCAAGATCAAAAACATTCTACTATAAAGGATAGAAGAGAAAAAAGAGATCAATTAAAAGAAAAGAAATATCAAAAACAACAAGCTATATCGTCTAAAAATTAA
- a CDS encoding class I SAM-dependent methyltransferase: protein MNSIYGKLSSEVYEIDKYIGKSFGDLEYYQDRLKGIEGKVLEPAVGNGRILIPLLENGLDIEGIDSSNNMLELFNKNCNERGIHTSCYKQDMSNFTINQKYEAIIVPTGSFLLLHQLEEAISSLKCFYEHLEKNGRLILDIFLPENTKEGFVSKRGFTNPQGDTIMLEETLVKIDQINQFAVYHNRYEKWRQGKLIDSELEIFPLKWYGVEEFRLILEKIGFTSIVISSDYKYNQYPTKASQIITFEATKY from the coding sequence ATGAATAGTATATATGGAAAATTATCTTCGGAGGTTTATGAAATTGATAAGTACATTGGTAAATCTTTCGGTGATTTGGAGTACTACCAAGATCGATTAAAAGGAATAGAAGGGAAAGTATTAGAGCCTGCGGTTGGAAATGGGCGTATATTAATTCCTTTACTAGAAAACGGTTTAGATATAGAGGGGATAGATTCTTCAAATAATATGTTGGAATTATTCAACAAAAATTGCAATGAAAGAGGTATTCATACTAGCTGTTATAAACAAGATATGTCCAATTTCACTATTAATCAAAAGTATGAGGCTATTATTGTACCAACGGGTTCATTTTTACTTTTGCATCAATTAGAAGAGGCAATTAGCTCTTTGAAATGTTTTTATGAACACTTAGAGAAAAATGGAAGATTAATTTTAGATATTTTTCTACCCGAAAACACCAAAGAAGGTTTTGTATCAAAACGAGGATTTACCAATCCACAAGGAGATACAATTATGTTAGAGGAAACATTGGTTAAAATTGACCAAATCAATCAATTTGCTGTCTATCATAATCGCTATGAAAAATGGAGACAAGGAAAGTTAATAGATTCTGAACTTGAAATATTTCCATTAAAGTGGTATGGAGTGGAAGAATTTCGATTGATATTAGAAAAAATAGGATTTACATCGATAGTGATTTCTTCAGACTATAAATATAATCAATATCCAACGAAAGCCTCTCAAATTATTACGTTTGAAGCTACAAAATACTAA
- a CDS encoding acyl-CoA carboxylase subunit beta, with protein MSIIDKINELYDKRHQVELGGGEERIDKQHIKGKMTARERIDYLLDKETFVELNPFMKSRSFSYDEDMYNGEGVVTGFGKINGKKVYLFAQDFTVYGGTLGEVHGLKIAKVMDLAAKNKVPFIGLNDSGGARIQEGVSSLDGYGQVFYRNVIYSGVIPQISVIMGPSAGGAVYSPALTDFVVMVEKSSQMFITGPKVIEAVTGENISVEELGGAHVHNSKSGSAHMQAKTEEEALDMVKELLNYLPSNYTEFPTTYAYEMMINEERPALADIVPFDSIRPYDVKKVIKEVVDESSFFEIHAGFAKNIVVGFARIGGRSIGLVCNQPKYMAGGLDIDSSDKASRFIRFCDCFNIPVITLEDVTGFLPGIKQEYGGIIRHGAKILYAYSEATVPKITVIMRKAYGGAYVALNSKSIGADLVYAWPNAEIAVMGPEGAANIIYQKEISMSEHPSQTRREKIDMFRKKFTNPYIAAGLGMVDTVIDPRETRIKLLQSLEMLENKQEERPKKKHGNISL; from the coding sequence ATGAGTATTATCGATAAAATTAATGAATTATACGATAAACGTCACCAAGTGGAGCTTGGTGGTGGTGAAGAACGAATAGACAAACAACATATTAAAGGAAAGATGACGGCTCGTGAGAGAATTGATTATTTACTAGATAAAGAGACGTTTGTAGAATTGAATCCTTTTATGAAAAGCAGATCTTTTTCTTACGATGAAGATATGTACAATGGTGAAGGGGTAGTGACTGGATTTGGAAAAATAAATGGGAAAAAAGTATATTTATTTGCGCAGGATTTCACTGTTTATGGTGGAACGTTGGGCGAAGTGCATGGTCTGAAAATTGCTAAAGTAATGGACTTGGCAGCTAAGAATAAAGTTCCTTTTATTGGTTTAAATGATTCTGGTGGTGCACGTATCCAAGAAGGTGTTTCTTCATTGGATGGATACGGACAAGTATTTTACCGAAACGTTATATATTCTGGTGTCATTCCGCAAATTTCTGTCATTATGGGCCCTAGTGCTGGTGGAGCTGTCTATTCACCAGCACTCACAGATTTTGTCGTCATGGTGGAGAAAAGCTCTCAAATGTTTATTACCGGACCAAAGGTGATAGAAGCTGTAACTGGAGAGAATATATCAGTAGAAGAATTAGGAGGAGCACATGTCCACAATTCGAAAAGTGGTAGTGCTCATATGCAGGCTAAGACAGAAGAAGAAGCACTAGATATGGTCAAAGAATTATTAAATTATTTACCCTCAAATTATACTGAATTTCCAACGACATATGCTTATGAAATGATGATCAATGAAGAGAGACCTGCTTTAGCAGATATTGTACCATTTGATTCTATAAGACCCTATGATGTCAAAAAAGTGATTAAAGAGGTAGTCGATGAAAGTAGTTTTTTTGAAATTCATGCTGGATTTGCTAAAAATATAGTAGTTGGGTTTGCTCGTATAGGAGGTAGAAGTATTGGTCTTGTATGTAATCAGCCCAAATATATGGCAGGTGGATTAGATATTGATTCTTCAGACAAAGCTAGTCGCTTTATTCGCTTTTGTGATTGTTTTAATATTCCGGTTATTACTTTAGAAGATGTTACAGGTTTTCTTCCTGGAATCAAGCAAGAATATGGCGGTATCATTAGACATGGGGCTAAAATTCTATACGCGTATTCAGAAGCTACGGTTCCAAAAATTACTGTCATTATGAGAAAAGCATATGGAGGTGCATATGTAGCTTTAAACAGCAAATCAATTGGTGCAGATTTAGTATATGCATGGCCTAATGCTGAAATTGCTGTCATGGGACCTGAAGGAGCAGCGAATATCATTTATCAAAAGGAAATTAGCATGAGCGAGCACCCGTCTCAAACGAGAAGAGAGAAAATTGATATGTTTCGTAAAAAGTTTACAAATCCTTATATTGCTGCTGGTCTTGGAATGGTTGATACAGTTATCGACCCGAGAGAAACACGTATAAAGTTATTACAGTCTTTAGAGATGCTAGAAAATAAGCAGGAAGAAAGACCTAAAAAGAAACATGGGAATATTTCTTTATGA
- a CDS encoding DUF3147 family protein, translated as MYVIMKVIISAIVIGIVTEVARRFPTYGGVVAALPLVSLLSIIWLYFQGEQNHTLSKFALGVLWGFPATAVLLLIVYFLLKNSTPLFISIGVGMFVWLICLFLQDYLLKTLKLSFFS; from the coding sequence GTGTACGTAATCATGAAGGTAATAATTTCTGCAATAGTTATAGGAATAGTAACTGAAGTAGCTAGAAGGTTTCCAACATACGGCGGTGTAGTAGCTGCGTTACCATTAGTAAGTTTGTTAAGTATAATCTGGCTATATTTTCAAGGAGAACAAAATCACACATTAAGTAAATTTGCATTAGGCGTTTTGTGGGGATTCCCTGCAACAGCCGTATTACTATTAATTGTATACTTTTTACTTAAGAACTCAACTCCGCTGTTTATATCAATTGGGGTGGGCATGTTTGTTTGGTTAATATGTTTATTCTTGCAAGATTATTTATTAAAGACATTAAAATTATCGTTTTTCAGCTAA
- a CDS encoding MarR family winged helix-turn-helix transcriptional regulator, with protein sequence MNKVSKLNKYWTDVYYHLHFSHKDKITHQVIRILQHIEKNKGIGIGEVATFLNVSHNTASENVKRIIQKGYLKKQRDSLDERKVTLCLTETGEEVLYRNTSLDELKLKKVLNCLSSKERAIIELGFKTLSEGVKKCT encoded by the coding sequence ATGAATAAAGTATCAAAGTTAAACAAGTATTGGACAGACGTTTATTATCATTTACATTTTTCTCATAAAGATAAAATAACTCACCAAGTTATAAGAATACTACAGCATATTGAAAAAAATAAAGGGATTGGAATTGGGGAAGTAGCTACCTTTCTAAATGTTTCTCATAACACAGCCTCGGAAAATGTTAAAAGAATAATTCAAAAAGGTTATCTTAAAAAGCAAAGGGATTCATTAGATGAAAGGAAAGTAACACTTTGCTTAACAGAAACTGGGGAAGAAGTTCTTTATCGCAACACTAGTCTGGATGAATTGAAATTAAAAAAAGTGTTAAATTGTCTTAGTTCAAAAGAAAGAGCAATAATAGAGTTGGGGTTTAAAACATTAAGTGAGGGTGTTAAAAAGTGTACGTAA
- a CDS encoding PH domain-containing protein, which translates to MRYGWMKQTINIKDIRSIRKTTKTNPFVAHFLSAELKLLMII; encoded by the coding sequence ATGCGATACGGTTGGATGAAGCAAACAATAAATATAAAAGATATTAGATCCATTAGAAAAACTACGAAAACGAACCCTTTTGTAGCTCACTTTCTATCCGCAGAATTGAAATTACTTATGATTATATAA
- a CDS encoding YecA family protein, whose product MNKDDKHIDQIIEEVTKEEIARMQKQAQKQWREIPFPLSLHDALNRYTKADLDAIRKYLEIKNASNLRKAELTCLLEQNIPDHLYPSVLLWDMERFNMLLKIAENNGKIMAPDLEMDEIEYLRHTGFIYTGIWEGNKIFVLPNELYDPVLALKHDLHVRATIKRNTKWVKLTRGLLYYYGVLDPMRLIQMVEKYMKEPIDVTMYFKVIADSIRFCPEITVDMDSFSYIDVLEPKEVKREHSLRKSIPYYDFTEKQLLEAGEPGFVERNASYQQFVHFLTQNFDMDKEAADMIVEECTYAIKSGDSPNQVISHLSQMLEFDSEKLVQAVMDKVIHLMNNTREWVLKGYTPDEIFALEKKHLQPMPRTKSDSKVSGKTHSNRSQKVVKIGRNQPCPCGSGKKHKKCCGK is encoded by the coding sequence ATGAACAAAGATGATAAACATATCGATCAGATAATAGAAGAAGTAACGAAAGAAGAAATAGCGAGAATGCAAAAACAAGCACAGAAACAATGGCGAGAAATCCCATTTCCTTTGTCATTGCATGACGCTTTAAACAGATATACAAAGGCTGATTTAGACGCTATTAGAAAATATTTAGAGATCAAAAATGCAAGCAATTTAAGGAAAGCTGAACTCACTTGTCTGTTAGAACAAAATATTCCAGATCATTTATATCCGTCCGTTCTTTTATGGGATATGGAACGTTTTAATATGCTATTAAAAATCGCCGAAAATAACGGGAAAATAATGGCTCCAGATCTAGAAATGGATGAAATAGAGTATCTACGTCATACCGGGTTCATTTATACTGGAATTTGGGAAGGAAATAAGATTTTTGTCTTGCCAAATGAACTGTACGACCCTGTTCTAGCTTTGAAGCATGATCTACATGTACGAGCTACGATAAAACGAAATACAAAGTGGGTAAAGCTAACGCGTGGCTTATTATATTATTACGGCGTATTAGACCCTATGCGGTTAATCCAGATGGTAGAAAAATATATGAAAGAACCTATTGACGTTACAATGTATTTCAAAGTTATTGCAGATTCGATACGTTTTTGTCCGGAAATAACTGTTGACATGGATTCATTTTCATATATAGATGTGTTGGAACCGAAAGAAGTGAAGCGAGAACATTCACTGAGAAAAAGCATTCCTTACTATGATTTTACAGAAAAACAACTTCTTGAAGCTGGAGAACCAGGCTTTGTGGAAAGAAATGCTAGTTATCAGCAATTCGTTCATTTTTTAACGCAAAACTTTGACATGGATAAAGAAGCTGCAGATATGATCGTAGAAGAGTGTACGTATGCGATAAAATCTGGCGACAGTCCAAATCAAGTCATTTCCCATTTATCTCAGATGTTAGAGTTCGATAGCGAAAAATTAGTGCAAGCTGTAATGGATAAAGTAATTCATTTGATGAATAACACAAGGGAATGGGTATTAAAAGGGTATACTCCCGATGAAATATTTGCATTGGAGAAAAAACATCTTCAACCGATGCCAAGAACGAAATCTGATTCCAAGGTAAGTGGAAAGACTCATTCTAACCGTAGCCAAAAGGTTGTCAAAATTGGTAGAAATCAGCCTTGTCCATGTGGTAGCGGAAAAAAACATAAAAAATGCTGTGGCAAATAA
- a CDS encoding DUF4317 domain-containing protein codes for MNKKDIANIRKQFKLNNDLLKIHEIFNVYIMKESSEVYHHQSTPFELLEDEQKELFMANFKKVLTGQLDQKLFELKFQREAEDNSQLILHQGLLSSDTEEWKAHMLRLVEKMLKDKQYEMDIVVTFIRGEYLKPMKRQREEAEAEENERDTVHSHSFILCSMNKTQDPKKELLFDYVEKEFKYNIVVDPIINLKAPISGFLFPCFTDNAADVNHVLYSAGKANELNYHFIEEVLNAEEIMTAEEDKIVFEEIVKKVAGERINTSTLSNVYDEIYHVIEESEEEEVPKLDYKDVERVLKSSGVKDVDTEKVEEAFKTVIDDEKFELKANNIVPKPTSKSIKIKTKVADISISPQDLRYVRQIHFGGKLSLMIEVEENTMIEGFELIPEVLFEKVEGEEE; via the coding sequence TTGAATAAGAAGGACATCGCAAATATCCGGAAACAATTTAAATTAAATAATGATCTTTTAAAAATCCATGAGATTTTTAACGTATATATCATGAAAGAGTCAAGTGAAGTATATCATCATCAGAGTACACCATTTGAGTTATTAGAGGACGAACAGAAAGAGCTCTTTATGGCCAATTTTAAAAAAGTATTAACTGGCCAGCTTGATCAGAAATTATTTGAGTTAAAATTTCAACGTGAAGCAGAAGATAATAGTCAGCTTATTCTGCATCAAGGATTACTGAGTAGCGACACCGAAGAATGGAAAGCGCATATGCTTCGACTTGTAGAAAAAATGCTAAAAGATAAGCAATATGAGATGGACATTGTCGTTACTTTTATTCGTGGGGAATACCTGAAACCAATGAAACGACAGCGTGAAGAAGCAGAAGCAGAAGAAAATGAACGGGACACGGTACATTCTCATTCATTTATTTTATGCAGTATGAATAAAACGCAAGATCCTAAAAAAGAGCTATTATTTGATTATGTGGAAAAGGAATTTAAATATAATATTGTTGTTGATCCAATTATTAACTTAAAAGCACCGATATCTGGATTTCTGTTTCCTTGCTTTACCGACAATGCTGCAGATGTGAATCATGTTCTTTATTCAGCAGGAAAAGCAAATGAATTAAATTACCATTTTATTGAAGAAGTATTGAATGCTGAGGAAATTATGACGGCTGAAGAAGATAAAATAGTCTTTGAAGAAATTGTAAAGAAAGTAGCAGGCGAGCGTATAAATACGTCGACTCTTTCCAATGTGTATGATGAAATCTATCATGTTATCGAAGAAAGTGAGGAAGAAGAGGTACCGAAACTAGACTATAAAGATGTAGAAAGAGTTCTAAAGAGCAGTGGTGTAAAAGATGTGGATACGGAAAAGGTAGAAGAGGCATTCAAGACAGTTATTGATGATGAAAAGTTCGAATTAAAAGCGAATAATATTGTGCCGAAACCGACGTCAAAGTCAATTAAAATAAAGACAAAAGTAGCGGATATTTCCATTAGCCCACAAGACCTAAGATATGTGCGTCAAATTCATTTCGGAGGGAAATTAAGCCTGATGATTGAAGTAGAAGAAAATACGATGATTGAAGGTTTTGAATTGATTCCAGAAGTGTTGTTTGAAAAAGTAGAAGGAGAAGAGGAGTAA
- a CDS encoding metallophosphoesterase, whose protein sequence is MLQQQAEMNKRPRKKFVTKRKILLFTMVTAVLLIIVKVYLDTNTFKVNKLQFYSNKIPVDKAVHILQITDVHNKVFGENNEALIQSIEDLNPDMIVLTGDLIDRKTTEFHHMLALVEELTSLQEHVFFVTGNHEWENPNKEGFLKGLEERGVKMLNNENSELTINQVKLNLVGIDDSSTNHDNVKEAFAGLNNDRYTILLSHSPTIVEKERSLAADLILSGHTHGGQVRLPLLGALVSPDEGLFPTYDKGTYSMHPNQFLYIDSGLGTSVAPIRFLNQAQMSMIRLSYGK, encoded by the coding sequence TTGTTACAACAACAAGCCGAAATGAATAAGCGTCCTAGGAAAAAATTTGTAACGAAGAGGAAAATATTGCTGTTTACCATGGTAACGGCTGTTCTCCTTATTATCGTAAAAGTATACCTTGATACAAACACGTTTAAAGTGAATAAGCTCCAATTTTATAGCAATAAAATCCCCGTTGATAAAGCCGTTCATATTTTGCAAATTACGGATGTGCATAACAAAGTGTTTGGGGAAAACAACGAAGCCCTCATTCAATCAATAGAAGATTTAAATCCCGATATGATTGTTCTTACAGGAGATTTAATAGATCGAAAGACTACAGAGTTTCATCATATGTTAGCACTAGTTGAAGAGCTAACATCTTTGCAGGAGCATGTCTTTTTTGTAACTGGTAATCATGAATGGGAAAATCCAAATAAGGAGGGGTTTTTAAAAGGGCTTGAAGAACGTGGCGTGAAAATGTTAAACAATGAAAATAGCGAACTGACTATCAATCAAGTTAAGTTAAATCTTGTTGGGATTGATGATAGTTCTACGAATCATGACAACGTCAAGGAAGCTTTTGCTGGATTAAACAATGATCGTTATACGATATTGCTTTCTCATTCACCTACTATCGTAGAAAAAGAGCGTAGTCTTGCTGCTGACTTAATTTTGAGTGGTCATACGCATGGTGGGCAAGTAAGACTTCCTTTACTTGGGGCACTCGTATCTCCTGATGAAGGGTTATTCCCAACGTATGATAAAGGCACTTATTCCATGCACCCAAATCAATTTCTATATATTGATAGTGGTTTAGGGACAAGCGTTGCTCCAATACGTTTTTTGAATCAGGCACAAATGAGTATGATTAGGCTTTCCTATGGTAAATAA
- a CDS encoding PhzF family isomerase codes for MQRKYKLYQIDSFTQQKFTGNPAGVITNANGLTTDQMQKIAKELNNSETAFIFPANNSNYDVHVRFFTPTHEVPICGHATIAAHYARANEKHLGSSTVYHKTGAGILPVDIIKEKEDYKIVMTQGEIEFRDIIEGENKNDLLTALNLHSDDLLEGCDIQIVSTGHSKVMIGVKDIITLNGIKPDYTALSKLSKTVHCNGYYVFTTATDDSDALIHGRMFAPAIGIKEDPVTGNANGPLGAYLVHHNLVQHNNSLFTFKAKQGEAMGRPGIIEVQVYIEDNNPIKVKIAGNAVEVFKTELML; via the coding sequence ATGCAAAGAAAATATAAACTATATCAAATTGACTCGTTTACACAGCAAAAGTTTACAGGAAACCCAGCCGGTGTTATAACAAATGCGAATGGGTTGACAACAGATCAAATGCAAAAGATAGCTAAAGAGCTTAACAATTCAGAGACTGCGTTTATCTTTCCTGCAAATAATTCTAATTATGATGTACATGTCCGTTTTTTCACACCAACACATGAGGTCCCCATCTGTGGCCATGCTACAATTGCAGCTCATTATGCAAGAGCTAATGAAAAACATTTAGGGAGTTCAACAGTGTATCATAAAACAGGTGCTGGAATACTTCCTGTCGATATAATAAAAGAAAAAGAAGACTATAAAATTGTTATGACCCAGGGTGAAATTGAATTTAGGGATATAATAGAAGGGGAAAATAAAAATGATTTATTAACAGCATTAAACTTACATTCCGATGATTTATTAGAGGGGTGTGATATACAGATCGTATCAACAGGACACTCCAAAGTTATGATTGGCGTAAAAGATATTATCACTTTAAATGGTATAAAACCAGACTATACTGCCCTTTCCAAACTAAGTAAAACTGTTCATTGTAATGGATATTATGTTTTTACAACAGCTACAGATGACAGTGATGCTTTAATACATGGGCGCATGTTTGCTCCTGCAATAGGCATAAAAGAAGACCCTGTAACTGGTAATGCTAACGGGCCTTTAGGGGCATACCTTGTTCATCATAATTTAGTGCAGCATAATAATTCATTATTTACGTTTAAAGCTAAACAAGGAGAAGCTATGGGGAGACCCGGTATTATTGAAGTACAAGTTTATATAGAAGATAATAACCCCATTAAAGTAAAAATTGCTGGAAATGCCGTAGAAGTATTTAAAACCGAACTCATGTTATAA
- a CDS encoding GNAT family N-acetyltransferase: protein MLDNVIIKQLTSLEELYEMQTLEKSVWSITPTPIPQTYTTLNHGGILLGAYKEKQMVGFIYSFPGFDGKDNYLCSHMLGILPAYRKSGLGVKMKLRQAEIAKEHGYTMMTWTFDPLESVNAYLNLHKLGARGMKYKENHYGDIGGKLNHGLPTDRIQVEWHFNEQRATCTPSLKEEYVLLQSSQDAEPLVTQPLSQIEKSRKRGYFVAVPVNFQTLKQKDYPLALKWRLQSRKVFQTLFADGFVAKDLLRFNDTINYYYFAKGGAL from the coding sequence ATGCTCGATAACGTCATTATTAAACAACTAACATCTCTAGAAGAATTATATGAAATGCAAACATTGGAAAAATCCGTATGGAGTATTACGCCAACTCCAATCCCTCAAACGTATACAACTTTAAATCATGGTGGTATTTTACTTGGTGCATATAAGGAAAAACAAATGGTTGGTTTTATTTACAGTTTTCCAGGGTTTGATGGGAAGGACAATTATCTTTGCTCGCATATGCTCGGAATTTTACCTGCGTATCGAAAATCAGGATTGGGAGTAAAAATGAAGCTTCGCCAAGCTGAAATTGCTAAGGAACATGGCTATACGATGATGACGTGGACGTTTGACCCTTTAGAAAGTGTCAATGCTTATTTGAACCTTCATAAACTTGGTGCTAGAGGTATGAAATATAAAGAAAATCATTATGGAGATATTGGTGGCAAGTTAAACCACGGATTACCAACAGATCGTATTCAAGTAGAATGGCATTTTAATGAACAACGAGCTACTTGTACCCCATCTCTCAAAGAAGAATACGTACTTCTGCAATCTTCACAAGATGCTGAACCGCTTGTGACGCAGCCTTTGTCCCAAATTGAAAAAAGTAGAAAGCGTGGTTACTTTGTTGCTGTACCAGTAAATTTTCAAACTCTGAAACAAAAAGACTACCCACTTGCTTTAAAGTGGCGCTTACAATCGAGAAAGGTTTTTCAAACCTTGTTTGCAGATGGCTTTGTAGCAAAAGATTTGCTTCGTTTTAATGACACTATCAACTATTATTACTTTGCGAAAGGTGGAGCGCTATAA